One Formosa agariphila KMM 3901 genomic window, GAACAGTTAATTTGTTGAATTCTTGCTCGCTTACAGGATTACTCATTGAGAAATAACGGATCAATTCAAATCCGAAATTTTTATAATCGTTAGCATCTTTATTAACTTCAGCAATGTTTTCAGCAGTATCGAAAATCATATTCGCTAAATCTACACGCAGACGTTTTCCAAATAAGGCATGGTGACGACGTTTGTAAACAACCTCACGTTGCGCATTCATAACATCATCATATTCTAATAGACGTTTACGAACACCGAAGTTATTTTCTTCAACTTTTTTCTGAGCACGTTCAATAGATTTTGAAATCATAGAATGCTGAATCACTTCACCTTCTTCTAATCCCATTTTATCCATCATCTTAGCAATACGCTCAGATCCGAATAATCGCATTAAGTTATCTTCTAACGATACATAGAATTGAGAACTTCCTGGATCTCCTTGACGACCAGCACGACCACGTAACTGACGGTCTACACGACGAGAATCGTGACGTTCTGTACCAATAATTGCTAAACCTCCAACTTTTTTAACTTCATCGATTAATTTAATATCGGTACCACGACCTGCCATGTTTGTGGCAATAGTAACTTGTCCTGGCTGACCAGCTTCGGCAACAATGTCGGCTTCTTTTTTATGTAATTTCGCGTTTAATACGTTGTGTGGTACTTTACGGATACTTAACATTTTTCCTAAAAGTTCACTAATCTCTACATTGGTTGTACCAATTAATATTGGACGACCGGCTTGAGATAATTTAGTAACCTCGTCGATTACCGCATTGTATTTTTCACGTTTAGTTTTGTAAACTAAATCGTCTTTATCTATTCTAGCAATCGGACGGTTTGTTGGAATCTCTACAACATCAAGTTTATAGATTTCCCATAATTCTCCCGCTTCGGTAATTGCCGTACCCGTCATACCAGAAAGTTTACGGTACATTCTAAAGAAGTTTTGAAGTGTAACAGTTGCAAAAGTTTGCGTGGCCGCTTCAATTTTTACATTTTCTTTAGCTTCAATCGCTTGGTGTAATCCATCGCTATAACGACGACCATCCATAATACGACCAGTTTGCTCATCAACAATCATTACTTTATTGTCCATTACCACATATTGATTGTCTTTTTCAAATAGGGCATAGGCTTTAAGTAATTGATTTAAGGTATGAATACGTTCAGATTTAATTCCGAAGTCTCTAAATAAATCTTCTTTTTCGTTAGCTTCTTCTTCTGCAGGTAAACCTTTTGCTTCAATTTTAGCCATTTCAATACCAATTTCTGGCATCACGAAAAAGTCAGGGTTATCTTTACCAGAAAGGTATTCAACCCCTTTATCTGATAATTCAATCTGATTATTTTTTTCATCTATAACATAGTACAACGCTTCGTCTACCTTAGGCATCTCGCGGTTGTTGTCTTGCATATAATGATTTTCAGTTTTCTGAAGTAATTGTCTTATACCGTCTTCACTTAAAAATTTAATTAAGGCTTTGTTTTTAGGCATTCCACGGAATACACGTAACAATTGGAATCCGCCTTCTTTGGTGTCTCCTGCTGCAATTAATTTTTTAGCTTCTGCGAAAACTCCTGTTAAGTACTTGCGCTGTACATTAACAATATCTTCAACTTTTGGTTTTAATTCGGTGAATTCGTGACGGTCTCCTTGAGGAATCGGACCAGAAATAATTAATGGTGTACGCGCATCATCTACTAATACAGAATCGACTTCATCGACAATAGCATAGTGGTGTGGGCGTTGAACCAAATCGTTTGGCGAGTGCGCCATATTATCACGTAAATAATCGAAACCAAATTCGTTATTTGTTCCGTAAGTAATATCGGCGTTGTATGCTTTTTTACGAGCTTCAGAGTTTGGTTGGTGGTAATCGATACAATCGATACTTAAGCCGTGGAATTCGAATATTGGTGCCATCCAAGCACTATCACGTTTTGCTAAGTAATCGTTTACTGTTACTAAGTGAACACCTTTTCCTGCTAATGCATTTAAGTACATTGGTAAAGTTGCAACTAAGGTTTTACCTTCCCCAGTGTGCATCTCAGCAATTTTCCCTTGGTGCATAGCAATACCACCAATAAGTTGTACATCGTAATGTACCATATCCCATGTAATGGCTTTTCCTGCAGCATCCCATGAGTTTGCCCAAATGGCTTTATCGTCTTCTAAAACAACATAATCTTTAGTTCCAGAAATTTCTCTATCAAAAGTATTAGCTGTAACTGTTATGTTTGTATTGTCTTTAAAACGTTTTGCTGTTTCTTTAACAACTGCAAAGGCTTCTGGAAGAATGTCGTTTAATACATCTTCTGTGGCCGCATAAGAATCGTCTTTTAATTTATCTATTTCCTGATAAATATCTTCACGTCTGTCGATATCTTCAGTATTATTAGCTTCTTCTAAAAGCGCAGTAATTTGATCTTCGAAAGGTTTACGGCCTTCCGCAATTTTAGCCTTAAAGAAGGCTGTTTTTGCTCTAAGTTCGTCGTGAGACAACCCTTCTAAGGCTTTTTCAAAAGTTTTAATTTTATTTACTAAAGGCATGATGGCTTTTACATCTTGTTTGGATTTATCTCCAACAAATACCTTAAGTACAGAATTTAAAAAATTCATGTGTATGTGTGTTTATGGTTGCATTAAGTCTACCGACTTAATAGATACAGTTAAGTACTTTAAATGCTAAAAAAATAAAGCACTCAAATATACGTTTTGTTGTTTTGTTTCATAAAGAATAGCACAAAAAAAAGCCTCGATACGAGACTTTTTAACTTTTCTTTATGTAATACTAATATTCATCCTCGTTCCAGAGATAATCCTCATCTGTAGGATAATCTGACCAAATCTCTTCGATTGAGTCGTACGAATCGCCTTCATCTTCAATGGATTGTAAATTTTCTACAACTTCAAGAGGTGCTCCAGTTCTAATCGCGTAGTCAATCAGCTCATCTTTAGTAGCTGGCCAAGGCGCATCACTTAAATATGATGCTAATTCTAATGTCCAATACATCTGTAATTCGTTTTATTTTTTGCAAAAATAATTTTTTAGTTTAAATAGTCAAGAAAAAAATGAATTATTTCATCATTAAATTAAAGAACGCTTTGTTTTTAGCAAACAAATTGACTTAAAGTGGGTTATAAATTTCCTGAATCGGTGAAATTAATGCTTTTCAGGAATCCACTTCACTTCATCTGCATGTAGGTCATTAGACAACTTTCGTGCCAATACAAAAAGGTAGTCAGAAAGACGGTTTAAATAAATTAGTGTTTGCGGATCTAGAGGTTCAATTTCGTTTAATTCTGATGCTAAGCGCTCTGCTCTGCGGCAAATACAGCGTGCAATATGACAGAATGACACGGTTTGATGTCCGCCAGGTAACACAAAATGCGTCATTGGCGGTAATTCGGCATTCATAGTATCCATTTCTGTTTCTAGAAGCGTAACGTTGGCATCGTCTATTTTTGGAATATTTAATCGCTCTTTTCCGTTTTTAAGAATGGCCTTTTCTGGTGGCGTTGCTAACATGGCACCAACGGTAAATAATCGGTCTTGTATAATTATTAAAACATCTTTATAGGCTGGATTAATATCTTGGTCGCGAATAAGACCAATGTATGAGTTAAGTTCGTCTACAGTACCATAACTATCAATTCTGATGTTATGTTTGGGCACCCGCGTACCTCCAAATAAAGCGGTTGTGCCTTTGTCTCCTGTTTTAGTATAAATTTTCATGTAATGAATGCTTAAATTAAAATTGAATCGTATGTCAATTCATTCCAAAGTTACATTGAAAATTTTGGCTTTAAAAGTGAAATAAAAATTGTTTGACTGATTTTGTTTAAGCCGGAATTGTAATTTTTTCGTTTCTAGTATCGCTTTCAATAAGTCCGTCGCGTAAACGAATAATTCTATGTGCATGTTCGGCAATATCTTCTTCGTGTGTAACCAATATTACTGTATTTCCTTGCTTATGAATGGTGTCGAATAATCCCATAATTTCAACAGAGGTTTTAGAATCTAAATTCCCTGTAGGTTCATCGGCTAGAATTATTGAAGGTTTGTTTACAAGCGCACGACCAACAGCCACACGTTGTCTTTGTCCTCCAGAAAGCTGATTGGGTTTATGGTCCATTCTATCGGCTAGACCTACTTCTGTTAAAACTTCTTCGGCACGTTTTGTACGGTCTGCTTTAGAATAGCCCGCATATACCATTGGTAAAGCCACGTTGTCAAGAGCGGTTGTTCTTGGAAGTAAGTTGAAGGTTTGGAAAACGAAACCAATTTCTGTATTTCGGATATCAGCCAATTCATCATCGGTCATTTTACTGGCATCTTTACCGTTTAAAATATATGTTCCTGCGGTAGGCGTATCTAAACACCCAAGCAAATTCATTAACGTTGATTTTCCTGAACCAGATGGCCCCATAATAGCGATGTAATCGCCACGTTTAATGGTTAAATCAATACCTTTTAAAACATGAACAGTTTCTTGGCCGAGTTTAAAATCGCGAATAATATTGGTTATTTCTATGACGTTATCCATAAAACAATTGCTGATATTGGTTGCTGCAAGATACAGCAAATTTTATAAGAAGTAAGACGCTGTACTTTATGATTTGTTACAGGTTTAATGAAGAAAACTAAAAACTTAAATTGAAAAAGTTATAATCTGATAGTGAAATGTTCTTTGACTTGCTCGGTTCTAAAAAAGACAAACCCGTATTGAAATGTATCAATAGTCACTGTTACTTTAGGGTGTTGTTTAATCATGTCCCAAGCTTCAGTCATGCCTTTAGACCAATAAATGTCATCAAAAATAAATACGGTGTCGTTATGAATTTTTGGTAATAATAAATCGAAATAGTCTAAAGTTGCTTGTTTATTATGATTGCCATCGAATAAAATGAAATCGAATGCATCTTGATGTAATTTAGGAATTACTTTACTGAAATCTCCGATTAAGATTTCAGCATTAGTAATTTTTTTGTCTTTTAAATTTTGGCTTGTAAATTGGGCAATTTTAGGACAACCTTCAATTGAAGTGATTTTACCGTTTGTATTTCCTAAAGCAATAGCGTGTGTAGAGATACCTAAGGATGTGCCTAATTCTAAACTGTTGTTAAACTTAAAATAATTAGCTAAATGGTATAATAATTTAGCACGCTTTATAGCTGCTCCAGAGTTTTTAGCAATACTTTTTATACTACGGTTATTGTTTTTAGTATACATTGAACCTGTGCCTAAATCTGTAATTTCAATTACCGTATTATTCTTTAAAAGCGTTTTTTTATAATTAGAAATTAAAGTATAATCCGCAGAATTTGTTTTACTGTAAAAACATTTTGTAACGAGATTATAAACAAAAGGGGAGTGCACCCCATGCTGATTTGTAGAGCGCTTTAAAAAATTAAAATATTGTGATATCTGATAAAACACAAGTCTGAAAAATTCGTAATTAAACTTTAGTCTTCTAATTTTGCAGCCAATTCAAACCAGCGTTCTTCTTTATCGTCCATTTCTTTGATTAGTTTTTCTAATTTTAGAGACAATTCATTAATTTGGTCTTGAGACAATTCTGGATTATTAAACTTAGCTTCTAATTCAGTCTTATCGAACGCCAACGATTTTAGCTTGCTTTCAATATTATTATATTCTTTTTGCTCGTTGTAAGATAGTTTTACACCAGAATCTTGTTTCCAGTTTTTCTTTTCCTTTTTATCTTCAATAGGAGAAACTTCCGGACTGTCTTCATAGGCTCTAAAATCGCTGTAATTACCAGGGAAATCTTCTATGACACCTTCACC contains:
- the secA gene encoding preprotein translocase subunit SecA — encoded protein: MNFLNSVLKVFVGDKSKQDVKAIMPLVNKIKTFEKALEGLSHDELRAKTAFFKAKIAEGRKPFEDQITALLEEANNTEDIDRREDIYQEIDKLKDDSYAATEDVLNDILPEAFAVVKETAKRFKDNTNITVTANTFDREISGTKDYVVLEDDKAIWANSWDAAGKAITWDMVHYDVQLIGGIAMHQGKIAEMHTGEGKTLVATLPMYLNALAGKGVHLVTVNDYLAKRDSAWMAPIFEFHGLSIDCIDYHQPNSEARKKAYNADITYGTNNEFGFDYLRDNMAHSPNDLVQRPHHYAIVDEVDSVLVDDARTPLIISGPIPQGDRHEFTELKPKVEDIVNVQRKYLTGVFAEAKKLIAAGDTKEGGFQLLRVFRGMPKNKALIKFLSEDGIRQLLQKTENHYMQDNNREMPKVDEALYYVIDEKNNQIELSDKGVEYLSGKDNPDFFVMPEIGIEMAKIEAKGLPAEEEANEKEDLFRDFGIKSERIHTLNQLLKAYALFEKDNQYVVMDNKVMIVDEQTGRIMDGRRYSDGLHQAIEAKENVKIEAATQTFATVTLQNFFRMYRKLSGMTGTAITEAGELWEIYKLDVVEIPTNRPIARIDKDDLVYKTKREKYNAVIDEVTKLSQAGRPILIGTTNVEISELLGKMLSIRKVPHNVLNAKLHKKEADIVAEAGQPGQVTIATNMAGRGTDIKLIDEVKKVGGLAIIGTERHDSRRVDRQLRGRAGRQGDPGSSQFYVSLEDNLMRLFGSERIAKMMDKMGLEEGEVIQHSMISKSIERAQKKVEENNFGVRKRLLEYDDVMNAQREVVYKRRHHALFGKRLRVDLANMIFDTAENIAEVNKDANDYKNFGFELIRYFSMSNPVSEQEFNKLTVQDIASKVYTAAFEHYKAKMGKNAELAFPIIKNVYETQGDKFKRIVVPFTDGVKTLQVVTDLQQAYETEGKQLITDFEKNITLAIIDDAWKSHLRKMDELKQSVQLAVHEQKDPLLIYKFEAFELFKDMITQVNKDVISFLFKGELPSEDQNAISEAKQVAPKKQQVETTKEEIPNLDERASQSRAAGQTQRQPEVVETIVRDKPKIGRNDKVTIKNVMNGESKTVKYKQAEPLLAKGDWVITE
- a CDS encoding O-methyltransferase, encoding MFYQISQYFNFLKRSTNQHGVHSPFVYNLVTKCFYSKTNSADYTLISNYKKTLLKNNTVIEITDLGTGSMYTKNNNRSIKSIAKNSGAAIKRAKLLYHLANYFKFNNSLELGTSLGISTHAIALGNTNGKITSIEGCPKIAQFTSQNLKDKKITNAEILIGDFSKVIPKLHQDAFDFILFDGNHNKQATLDYFDLLLPKIHNDTVFIFDDIYWSKGMTEAWDMIKQHPKVTVTIDTFQYGFVFFRTEQVKEHFTIRL
- a CDS encoding DUF2795 domain-containing protein, encoding MYWTLELASYLSDAPWPATKDELIDYAIRTGAPLEVVENLQSIEDEGDSYDSIEEIWSDYPTDEDYLWNEDEY
- a CDS encoding cob(I)yrinic acid a,c-diamide adenosyltransferase, with product MKIYTKTGDKGTTALFGGTRVPKHNIRIDSYGTVDELNSYIGLIRDQDINPAYKDVLIIIQDRLFTVGAMLATPPEKAILKNGKERLNIPKIDDANVTLLETEMDTMNAELPPMTHFVLPGGHQTVSFCHIARCICRRAERLASELNEIEPLDPQTLIYLNRLSDYLFVLARKLSNDLHADEVKWIPEKH
- a CDS encoding ABC transporter ATP-binding protein, translating into MDNVIEITNIIRDFKLGQETVHVLKGIDLTIKRGDYIAIMGPSGSGKSTLMNLLGCLDTPTAGTYILNGKDASKMTDDELADIRNTEIGFVFQTFNLLPRTTALDNVALPMVYAGYSKADRTKRAEEVLTEVGLADRMDHKPNQLSGGQRQRVAVGRALVNKPSIILADEPTGNLDSKTSVEIMGLFDTIHKQGNTVILVTHEEDIAEHAHRIIRLRDGLIESDTRNEKITIPA